The following proteins come from a genomic window of Flavobacteriaceae bacterium MAR_2010_188:
- a CDS encoding Tetratricopeptide repeat-containing protein: MNSLRLPLTFFSSIFYVACCFLSGISFGQNSNDSLAYYSRLALNPQNAKDFLKAGFYFDKIYKESKSKKDKASAINALYYRASLEYKKGEYNHSEELAVEALSLLKDLEMSAFVSGSNKSFYNILGIIYTERGNRQKAIELYEKTLSFAESSLDSAVIYNNISLIHKKFNDTLAAQKELLKAYNLLPRIEDKLVKALVVDNLGLIKIDNDKANALVYMKDALTLREEVGDTSKIYTSYSHLATYYKKIGNYEESRLNAVKAYDLAKALNSASYKNDALGLLAGLSDDAYAKEYKLLNDSITSADQELSNSFALLKYDFSEYKRKALESELETEKQKNINLIFLGIVFIIVLTAIFLYFIVKNKHKKDKLQQIYKVESQISKKVHDEVANEMFHLMTKLQSQENINEDFIDDIDQLYLKTRDISKEYSLVESNLDYEENLNDLILRYNNTDTNVLANGISNINWKSLSAIKKATIYKVLQELLINMKKHSQASVVLLVFKTAPNMLTINYSDNGIGCQLKKGTGLNNIEQRIKSINGELVLSSNVGKGFKATIGMKN; encoded by the coding sequence TCTAAAAGCGGGGTTTTATTTTGATAAAATTTATAAAGAATCTAAATCTAAAAAAGATAAAGCATCCGCAATCAATGCACTTTATTATCGGGCAAGCTTAGAATATAAAAAAGGAGAATATAATCATAGCGAAGAACTAGCAGTGGAAGCTCTTAGCCTCTTAAAAGATTTAGAAATGTCTGCTTTTGTTAGCGGCTCCAACAAGAGTTTCTATAATATTTTGGGAATAATCTATACTGAGCGGGGCAACCGGCAAAAGGCCATAGAACTATATGAGAAAACCCTCAGCTTCGCAGAGAGTTCTTTAGACAGCGCCGTAATCTATAACAACATCTCCCTAATTCATAAAAAGTTTAATGACACTCTTGCCGCACAAAAAGAGCTGTTAAAGGCTTATAACCTCTTACCTCGAATTGAAGACAAACTAGTTAAGGCCTTGGTTGTAGATAACCTTGGTCTTATAAAAATCGATAACGATAAGGCTAACGCATTGGTTTATATGAAGGATGCCTTAACACTCAGAGAAGAAGTTGGTGATACCTCAAAAATATATACCAGCTATTCGCATTTAGCAACATACTACAAGAAAATTGGGAATTATGAAGAATCCAGATTAAATGCAGTAAAGGCTTATGATTTGGCTAAGGCATTAAATTCGGCTTCTTATAAAAATGATGCTCTAGGGCTTTTGGCAGGGCTAAGCGATGATGCTTATGCCAAGGAATATAAACTACTAAACGACAGCATCACTTCGGCCGATCAAGAACTTTCCAACAGTTTCGCCCTTTTAAAATATGACTTTTCTGAGTACAAACGGAAAGCATTAGAAAGTGAGCTAGAAACTGAAAAACAAAAGAATATTAACCTAATCTTTCTCGGGATTGTATTCATAATCGTGCTAACTGCTATCTTTTTATACTTCATTGTGAAGAATAAGCACAAAAAAGATAAACTTCAACAAATCTATAAGGTTGAGTCACAAATTTCTAAAAAGGTTCATGATGAAGTCGCAAATGAAATGTTTCATCTAATGACCAAACTTCAAAGTCAAGAAAACATAAACGAAGATTTTATAGATGATATTGATCAGCTATACCTTAAAACCCGAGACATTTCCAAAGAATATAGTTTGGTTGAATCTAACCTTGACTACGAAGAAAATTTGAACGATTTAATTCTGCGCTACAATAACACAGATACCAATGTTCTCGCAAATGGAATTTCTAACATCAACTGGAAGTCCTTGTCTGCAATAAAGAAAGCAACCATTTATAAAGTGCTTCAAGAATTATTGATCAATATGAAAAAGCATAGCCAAGCATCAGTTGTGCTATTGGTTTTTAAAACTGCACCAAATATGTTAACTATAAACTACAGCGATAATGGAATTGGCTGCCAATTAAAAAAGGGAACAGGATTAAATAATATAGAACAACGAATAAAGTCCATTAATGGAGAGCTTGTGCTAAGTTCCAATGTCGGCAAAGGTTTTAAAGCTACGATCGGAATGAAAAACTAA